From Chiloscyllium punctatum isolate Juve2018m chromosome 39, sChiPun1.3, whole genome shotgun sequence, one genomic window encodes:
- the LOC140464196 gene encoding coilin-like — translation MLELSENYTPELSDYKEGRIVSYNASTQEVELCLDSVSTERSKEPGKFDLIYPTKNGEDVVEYAVARQPQVTESWSTLVEPRLIVTPSAEPVAVELA, via the exons ATGTTGGAACTATCAGAGAATTACACACCAGAGCTGTCAGACTACAAG GAAGGAAGAATTGTGAGTTACAATGCCAGTACCCAAGAAGTGGAGCTGTGTTTGGATTCCGTGTCCACAG AACGTTCTAAAGAGCCTGGGAAGTTTGACCTTATTTATCCAACAAAGAACGGTGAGGATGTGGTGGAGTATGCAGTGGCAAGACAGCCCCAG GTAACTGAAAGTTGGAGCACTCTGGTTGAACCTCGTCTGATTGTGACACCTAGTGCTGAGCCAGTAGCTGTGGAGTTGGCCTAA